From Saccharothrix espanaensis DSM 44229, the proteins below share one genomic window:
- a CDS encoding flavin reductase family protein, which produces MTEPSTRSAALPDGFRAMMRGFPSGVAVVTTTDLAGHPWGMTCSSVCSVDLDPPTLLVCLRSTGPTLAAILVRGGFAVNLLHEDARPTAEVFASGDPDRFDRVAWRLDQEAAGPHLEADAHAVADCRVGPTQVVGNHVVVFGEVLRITRRPDRHPLLYGQGGYRRWSTDLPG; this is translated from the coding sequence ATGACCGAGCCCAGTACGCGATCGGCCGCCCTGCCGGACGGGTTCCGCGCGATGATGCGCGGTTTCCCGTCCGGGGTGGCCGTCGTGACCACGACCGACCTCGCCGGCCACCCGTGGGGGATGACCTGCTCGTCGGTGTGCAGCGTCGACCTCGACCCGCCGACGCTGCTGGTCTGCCTGCGTTCCACGGGGCCGACCCTGGCGGCGATCCTGGTGCGCGGCGGGTTCGCGGTGAACCTGCTGCACGAGGACGCGCGGCCGACCGCGGAGGTGTTCGCCTCCGGCGACCCGGACCGCTTCGACCGGGTGGCGTGGCGACTGGACCAGGAGGCGGCGGGCCCGCACCTGGAGGCGGACGCGCACGCCGTGGCCGATTGCCGGGTGGGCCCCACCCAGGTGGTCGGCAACCACGTGGTGGTGTTCGGGGAGGTGCTCCGGATCACCCGGCGACCCGACCGCCACCCGCTGCTGTACGGCCAGGGCGGTTATCGCCGCTGGTCCACCGACCTGCCCGGCTGA
- a CDS encoding DUF6289 family protein, translated as MIRRTIGSAVLVTALSAAALLAAAPAQAIPVCKAGYQCDRIYYEDNTRTTVVGGSTKFCDGSTENWGRTSRYVATHQAQCNPI; from the coding sequence ATGATCCGCCGTACCATCGGCTCGGCCGTGCTCGTCACGGCGCTGTCCGCCGCGGCACTGCTCGCCGCCGCGCCCGCGCAGGCCATCCCGGTGTGCAAGGCCGGGTACCAGTGCGACCGGATCTACTACGAGGACAACACCCGCACGACCGTCGTCGGCGGGTCCACCAAGTTCTGCGACGGGTCCACCGAGAACTGGGGCCGCACCTCCCGGTACGTGGCGACCCACCAGGCCCAGTGCAACCCGATCTGA
- a CDS encoding glycosyltransferase, which yields MNPTVVPGLVSVVMLVRNRLEYTRLAVGSLARASGDLEFVIVDNASQDGTADYLDELAGTCERPVTVLRFADDRGGAERRNAGAEAARGEFLFFVDNDVVADDPGVVEALAGELAADQAVAAVSPLLLFPGDDGLVQCAGGGSTGDGRIGLVGRGRPVADTDRVRRAQTWAPTAALMVRRTSFRRAGGFDVAFDPVSLCEDVDLCCRLGAAGERVLYAGTVAMRHFEGTTINHVGHDKLRVWKRHMRVLRARWSEVFAAGPRHPAADLDWTPVGKDYRDLSRPRVWPLVQAADRGFFTSDRALALPGPQDVRVLAVDCGPATHLALRTVPGMRLVGVADRDPTALLAAVRAHDVPWAMRDAARLVDTVPCEGVVIGSHRPDLAVVALRRGLHVLLEPAAISDDAELVDAARSSEGRCAVVRPWADHPELAALGRAVAAGRIGAPTRFTARLEHTDREGLPHLLDAVERVLGGNVGTLVKTVSAHRVRATVAVAGVRGAIETTAAAARSRLRVTVFGDGELSIDIGPTARPYADFVEAARGGLVRWAGLGPAVARLVRWRDEAAATTAAG from the coding sequence GTGAACCCCACCGTGGTGCCGGGCCTGGTCTCGGTCGTCATGCTCGTCCGCAACCGCCTGGAGTACACCCGGCTGGCGGTCGGGTCGCTCGCCCGCGCGTCCGGTGACCTGGAGTTCGTCATCGTGGACAACGCCTCCCAGGACGGCACCGCCGACTACCTCGACGAACTCGCGGGCACCTGCGAACGCCCGGTCACCGTGCTGCGGTTCGCCGACGACCGGGGCGGCGCGGAACGCCGCAACGCGGGCGCGGAGGCGGCCCGCGGCGAGTTCCTGTTCTTCGTCGACAACGACGTGGTCGCCGACGACCCGGGCGTGGTCGAGGCGCTGGCCGGCGAACTCGCGGCCGACCAGGCGGTGGCCGCGGTGTCGCCGCTGCTGCTGTTCCCCGGTGACGACGGGCTGGTGCAGTGCGCGGGCGGCGGCTCCACCGGCGACGGTCGGATCGGGCTGGTCGGCCGCGGCCGACCGGTGGCCGACACCGACCGGGTGCGCCGCGCGCAGACCTGGGCCCCGACCGCGGCGCTGATGGTCCGCCGCACCTCCTTCCGCCGCGCCGGCGGCTTCGACGTGGCGTTCGACCCGGTGTCGCTGTGCGAGGACGTCGACCTGTGCTGCCGGCTGGGCGCGGCGGGCGAACGGGTGCTCTACGCCGGCACGGTCGCGATGCGGCACTTCGAGGGCACCACGATCAACCACGTGGGGCACGACAAGCTGCGCGTCTGGAAGCGGCACATGCGGGTGCTGCGCGCCCGCTGGTCGGAGGTGTTCGCGGCCGGGCCCCGGCACCCCGCCGCCGACCTGGACTGGACGCCGGTCGGCAAGGACTACCGCGACCTGTCCCGACCCCGGGTGTGGCCGCTGGTCCAGGCCGCCGACCGGGGGTTCTTCACCAGCGACCGGGCGCTGGCCCTGCCCGGCCCCCAGGACGTGCGGGTGCTCGCCGTCGACTGCGGGCCCGCCACCCACCTCGCGCTGCGCACCGTGCCGGGCATGCGCCTGGTCGGGGTCGCCGACCGGGACCCGACGGCGCTGCTGGCCGCCGTGCGCGCGCACGACGTGCCGTGGGCGATGCGGGACGCGGCGCGCCTGGTCGACACCGTGCCGTGCGAGGGCGTGGTGATCGGCTCGCACCGGCCGGACCTGGCCGTCGTCGCGCTGCGCCGCGGGCTGCACGTGCTGCTGGAGCCCGCCGCGATCTCCGACGACGCGGAGCTGGTCGATGCCGCGCGGTCCTCCGAGGGGCGGTGCGCGGTCGTCCGGCCGTGGGCGGACCACCCGGAGCTGGCGGCGCTGGGCCGGGCGGTCGCGGCCGGCCGGATCGGCGCGCCGACCCGGTTCACCGCGCGGCTGGAGCACACCGACCGCGAGGGCCTGCCGCACCTGCTCGACGCCGTCGAGCGGGTGCTCGGCGGCAACGTCGGCACCCTGGTCAAGACCGTGTCGGCGCACCGGGTCCGGGCGACGGTCGCGGTGGCCGGGGTGCGCGGGGCGATCGAGACCACCGCGGCGGCCGCGCGGTCGCGGCTGCGGGTGACGGTGTTCGGCGACGGCGAGCTGTCGATCGACATCGGGCCGACGGCCCGGCCGTACGCGGACTTCGTGGAGGCCGCCCGCGGCGGGCTGGTCCGGTGGGCCGGTCTCGGTCCCGCCGTCGCCCGGCTCGTGCGGTGGCGTGATGAGGCGGCGGCGACCACCGCCGCCGGTTGA